Below is a window of Pirellulales bacterium DNA.
CCGCGTCGTGTATCGCGGAGGCGAGGCGGCCGAGGCCTTCGAATGGGGCTTCGTGCGGCAGATCGACGAGTTGCTCGAGCGTGCCGTCGACGCGGTTATCCGCTTCGACAGTGGCGAGGAACTGTCGGCGGGCATGGTCGATCTCGGCAAGCGACTGCGGCCGAATTTGCGCAACGGCCGCATCGTGTTGTTCGTCGAGTCGAACGACTTGGGCACTCCCACGGCGCCGGTATGGACGGCCGTACGCGTCACGTGAAAGAAGGGCTCGAGCCATGCGCGACTGCCATCGACCGTCTGGCTTTACCCTGGTCGAGCTCCTCGTCGTCATCGCGATCATCGGCATCTTGATCGCCATTCTGCTGCCTGCCGTGCAGGCGGCGCGCGAAGCAGCGCGACGCACGCAGTGCCAGAATCGTCTGAAGCAGTTGGCGCTCGCCGCGCACAACTACCACGAGTCGCACGCCTATTTTCCGCCGGGCGTGGATCAACGTTCGTTTCCAGCGCCTCCCGCCTATCGGCAAGTGCCGCTGTTCGTGTACTTGCTGCCTTTCCTCGAGGAGACGGCCCGCGTCGCGGCGTGGGAACGCGACGACCCGATGTTGAACACCTCCGGCGGCGCCGCGTCGCGCACCAGTCGAGTAGTCGGCGGCTTCGTTTGTCCTTCGGACGTCTTGCCGCAGAACCCGATTGCGACGCAGCAGGGCTGGTACTACGCCCTCACCAGCTATGGCGGCAACGGGGGCACACGTTCCTACTTCACGCAACTCGCCACGCTCGATGGCATCTTCCACGCGGTGGGTCCCGGCGCCGTGCCGAAGGCCAATGCACACTTGACACGCTTGCCCGATGTGATCGACGGCACGTCGAATACCTTTCTTTTCGGCGAGCGCAGTCACGACGACCCAAATCTCGAATCGTTCGCCGATGCAGGGCTCTGCCCCGATCGCCTCTCGACGTGGGGCTGGTGGGGGGTCTCGGGAGGACTGAAGGCGATCGGACACGTCACGATGAGCGGGCATGCGCCGATCAACTATCGCGTGCCGATGCACTACAACGCCCGCCAGTCGGCCGTACCGCCGGCCAATGATGCAGAGATGTTCCAATACTATTCCGACCAGCGGCTCTGCTCCTGGGGGAGCAATCATCCCGGGGGCGCGCAGTTCGCGCTGGCCGACGGTTCGGGGCGATTCGTGGTAGATGCGATGCCGCTCGAGGTGCTGCAGGCATTCAGCACCCGTGCCGGACGCGAGGTGCCCGATGCCGAGTGAAGTGTTGCGCCGGCTGATGCCGGCGTTGGCGTGTTGCCTAATGGTGGGTTGCGCGCGTCCGCCGCAGGTAACGCCAGTCTCGGGTAGCGTGTCGATTGGCGGGAAGCCCGCCGAGCAAATCCTGGTCACCTTCGTGCCCGAGTCGAAAGGTGGCGTCCCTCAGGTGAAATCATCGGCCGTGACGGACGGAAGCGGGCGATTCGAGTTGCGGGCCGGGGATGGTCGCGACGGGGCGGTGATCGGGCCGCATCGCGTCATGCTCGAGGATTTGCGCGTGTACTACCTGCCGCGCAATGATTCGGCTCCTTCGATCGCGCAGCCGGCCCCTTCGCGCATCGCCATGAAGTATCGCGCCGCGAACACGACGCCGTTGCGGCACAACGTGAGCGAGGGAGCGGACGAGGCACGCTTTGACCTTGCGCCGTGACGCGATCGCTGACGGAGCCGTGCATGCCCGCTTGACCCTTTGGCGACGGCGTGTTATTTCCTGCGAGCGTGAAGTACGAACCGCTCTTGCACGTCGTTCTCTATCAGCCCGAGATCCCGCACAACACGGGGAGCGTCGGCCGGACGTGCGTTGCCGTGGGGGCCAAGCTGTGGCTCGTGCGGCCGTTGGGCTTTCGCGTGGACGACTACTACCTGCGCCGCGCGGGGCTCGACTACTGGGAGCACCTCGAGTGGGAAGTGGTCGACGATTGGGCCGCGCTCGTCGAGCGGCTGCCGGACCGCCAACCCTGGCTCTTCACCAAGACCGCCGAGCGTGCGTACACGTCGGTCTCGTACCAGCGGGGGGACGTGCTGGTGTTCGGCTGCGAATCGAGCGGCTTGCCACGATCGTTGCTCGAGCAGTATGCCAGCCGCCAGTTGCTGATTCCGATTCGCCCCGCCGTACGCAGTCTGAATCTCTCGAACAGCGTGGCCATCGCCTTGTACGAGGGACTGCGGCAGGGGCTTTAGCTTGCGTACCGGCCGGCACGACCCGAACATCCGGCGTGCCAGGCGCGGTGGCGATTCTCTCGTCGAGAAGTTGTACGCGGAGGGCTAAGCGCCGAGCGTTGCCCGGCACGATGAACGAATAGAACGACGCATTGAAGCATCGACACTATTCGGGCAAGGAGGTCGTCGTGAGGCGGCTCATTATCGCGCTCTTGGCATGTCTGGTCTGCCACGCCTGGCAGGATGCATCCGCGGCCTCGCTCCATCAGCAGATCTGCCGCAAGATGGGGGTGGGATTCAGCTCGGGCTATCACGCCGAAACGTGCTGCACGGGCTGCGCGCCTTATTCGAACGGCGTCCGCCGTCCTTGCTACACACCGGTCTATGTCGGCTGCGGTCCGCAGGGCTGTGGCGCGACGCCAATTCACGGTGAAGGTGAATACGTCCCGGCGCCCGAGCCCGCTCGGGCAGCGCAGATCTACCACACGCCGGTCGGTTGGGGGCGCTCGCTGGAAGTGATTGCTCCGTAGGGAGACGATTCCGATGCGAAGTAGGTCAGGTACTCCGTACCTGACACTTTTTCGAGTTGGCCACGTCGAATGATTGTCAGGTACGGCGTACCTGACCTACGTCTACGTCTGGCAGAGCCAGTGCCCCCCCGGAACCCGTCCTGCGATTCGCTACTTGAGCGATGACAAGTAGGCGATGAGGTCGCGCAGTTCCTCGTTCGACAGTTGACGATCGAGGCCGTCGGGCATGACGGAGATCTGGCTGCGCTCGATCGCTTCGATGTCTTCGCGCGGAATGCGGAGCTCCTCGCGGTTCGTCGTGCGCAGCACGATCGTGGTGGCGGTTTCCTTGGCGATGACTCCCGTCAGAGGGATGCCCGTCGAGGTGGCGATCGCGTAGGTCTCGTATCCCCGGGCAAACGATGCGCTGGGCACGACGATCGACTCGAGCAGATCGCGCGGAGCGCGGATGGAGCCGATCTTCGTCAGGTCGGGACCGATCTGCCCCCCTTCGTTCTGCACGCGGTGACAGACGACGCACGCCGCGCGATTGTCATGGAAGATGCGCTCGCCTTGTTTCGCATTACCACCTTCTAACCGTGAGGCCAGTTCTTCGAGCCGCTTTTTCTGGTCCGCGGTCGATTGATCGCGGCGAATGGTGCTGAGATTTCGTGCGTTCTCGCGTATCTCGGCCGGAAACGCGGCGAAGATCTCGTCGACCTGCTCGGTGCTGAAGGTGTCGGCGATGGCCAGTCGGTTGAGGCACCCCAACAGCCGCTTACCGAGTTCGGGATCGCTTTGGCCACGAAAGGCGCGGACGAGCAACGGCGTTTCCAGGGGCCCCAAGCCCTGATCGATCATCTGAAGCACCTCTTGGAATTGAGCAGGGGTCAGCTCGGACCTGCCGATGGCGGCCGCGGCGGCCATGCGTTCGGCTGGTGAAAACGAGCCGGTGAGCGACCACATCAGAAGGATGAAGCATCTGGCGCTCAGGGGCCGATGATCGCCCGCCAAGGCGATTGCCGCCGCACGGTGCAGAGAGGCGGAGTGGTTGTCGTTCGCTATCAAGGCGCTCAGTTCCGGCTCGAAATCCTTGCCACCCAGGGTGTGCGCCGCGGCGATCGCGGTGGCCAGCACTTCGGCGTCCTCGAGTTGCAGTGACTTTCCGACACCGCGTCGCAAGCGCGGGGGAACGGCGTTCAGGCTGCCGCGTGCTAATCCGTCGAGCAGGGCGAGTCGCGTTGGCCTGGGAGTCGCTTCGTTGAATAGTGCGTCGCCGACAAGTCGTTGCAGTTCCTCGTTGGATTCGAAACCGAGCACCACTCCGCGCAAGAGATCGGTATCCTCCGGGCTCGGTTCCGCGTGGGCTACCAGTTGCTTCGCCAGTTGGATGACCTCTCCCGACCAGCTTGGATGTCGCTCGAAGATTTCGAGCGCGACGCGCATCAACGACGTATCCGATCGATCGAGCAGCGAGGCGACCATGGCGCTCGTCAGTTGGCCGTCGTCCATTTGATCCAAGGCAATGAGTGCTGCGCGCTGTGTCTGAGGATGGTTGGTATGCGCCAGACCGTCGCGCGTCTGTTGGCGAGCGCCAATCTGTATCAAGGCGTAAGTCACCGCGTGCTCGAAGTGACGGTCGGTGCTCCCCGCGGCATGAGCCAAGGGGGCCGCCTGCAGCAGGGCCGGCACCGAAGAGGAAGAACCCAGGCGACCGAGCGCGGTGGCCGCCTCGCGAGCGACTGCCGACGATTCGTCTTTTAGAAGCTCTTCGAGCTTTGTTCGGGCCCTCGTGTCTGGATGTGAGGAGAAGACGCGTGCGGCCGTAAGACGCACCGTTGCATCCTGATCGTCGAGGGCTGTTTGGACCACGCGGCGACTTTCGTTGCTCTGGATACGGGCGAGCGACCAGAGGGCCGCTTGTCGCACGGCGGGCGATTCCGCGTGCTTCAAGATGCTCGCGAGCAGGGGAACTACCTGGTCGCCACGCTGCGCCAAGGCGTCGATCGCACGCTCGCGCACCGCGGGTCGTCGATCGGCCAGTCGTGCCGCCAATGCTTCCTGCGTGGCGTCGCGCCAGGCGAGATGGCGGCCACGGGGGTCGTCCTCTACGGGCGCGCCCGCGCGGCGGATGCGGTAGATCGCTCCCAGGATCTCCGGCTTGGCAATCTGGGACGTGGGGCAACCGTGACGGAACCAGCCCCCCGTGTCGATCACCAACAGGCTGCCATCGGCATCTTCGAGCACGTCGGTGGGATGGAAGTCGATGCTCGGCGAGGTGAGAAAATCTTCGTCCGCGGCGAAGAAGCTGCTCTTCTCGCGCGTCAGCACGTGCCGCAGCACTTTGTGCGTGTTGAACTGCACGGAGAAGAAATTGTCTTGATACTCTGGACCGAACGCCGTGTGGCCGTAGCGTGTGAGCCCGGCCGGCGCGACGGTGTCGTAGAGCGACAGCGGGGGCATGAAATCGCCGGTGCGTTTGAACTCCTCGACCACCGCGTGCTTGCGCGGATAGACGCCGCCATAGGCATAGTGGACGAGCGCGTCGTGCCGCACTTCGTCGGGGTTGTAGAAGGTCATCGTGCCG
It encodes the following:
- a CDS encoding tRNA (cytidine(34)-2'-O)-methyltransferase, which produces MKYEPLLHVVLYQPEIPHNTGSVGRTCVAVGAKLWLVRPLGFRVDDYYLRRAGLDYWEHLEWEVVDDWAALVERLPDRQPWLFTKTAERAYTSVSYQRGDVLVFGCESSGLPRSLLEQYASRQLLIPIRPAVRSLNLSNSVAIALYEGLRQGL
- a CDS encoding HEAT repeat domain-containing protein, which translates into the protein MDKLSSPPRGAWWLAAPLTLLLAGALAGGTRSPGSGAQAPPSNDASAESPPTAEAPAAPPEIHVPDGFTVEMVAGPPLVSHPMMAGFDDRGRLYVADALGVNLNAEELQRDLPNRIQRLEDTDGDGRFDRATTFADKMTFPMGALWYRGAVYSASPPYIWRLEDTDDDGVADKREEIVGKFGFVGNAADIHGCFLGPEGRIYWCDGRHGHEFVDAEGKTLSKGQAARIFSCRPDGSDVQVYAGGGMDNPVEVAFTPEGEMLGTMTFYNPDEVRHDALVHYAYGGVYPRKHAVVEEFKRTGDFMPPLSLYDTVAPAGLTRYGHTAFGPEYQDNFFSVQFNTHKVLRHVLTREKSSFFAADEDFLTSPSIDFHPTDVLEDADGSLLVIDTGGWFRHGCPTSQIAKPEILGAIYRIRRAGAPVEDDPRGRHLAWRDATQEALAARLADRRPAVRERAIDALAQRGDQVVPLLASILKHAESPAVRQAALWSLARIQSNESRRVVQTALDDQDATVRLTAARVFSSHPDTRARTKLEELLKDESSAVAREAATALGRLGSSSSVPALLQAAPLAHAAGSTDRHFEHAVTYALIQIGARQQTRDGLAHTNHPQTQRAALIALDQMDDGQLTSAMVASLLDRSDTSLMRVALEIFERHPSWSGEVIQLAKQLVAHAEPSPEDTDLLRGVVLGFESNEELQRLVGDALFNEATPRPTRLALLDGLARGSLNAVPPRLRRGVGKSLQLEDAEVLATAIAAAHTLGGKDFEPELSALIANDNHSASLHRAAAIALAGDHRPLSARCFILLMWSLTGSFSPAERMAAAAAIGRSELTPAQFQEVLQMIDQGLGPLETPLLVRAFRGQSDPELGKRLLGCLNRLAIADTFSTEQVDEIFAAFPAEIRENARNLSTIRRDQSTADQKKRLEELASRLEGGNAKQGERIFHDNRAACVVCHRVQNEGGQIGPDLTKIGSIRAPRDLLESIVVPSASFARGYETYAIATSTGIPLTGVIAKETATTIVLRTTNREELRIPREDIEAIERSQISVMPDGLDRQLSNEELRDLIAYLSSLK
- a CDS encoding DUF1559 domain-containing protein, which produces MRDCHRPSGFTLVELLVVIAIIGILIAILLPAVQAAREAARRTQCQNRLKQLALAAHNYHESHAYFPPGVDQRSFPAPPAYRQVPLFVYLLPFLEETARVAAWERDDPMLNTSGGAASRTSRVVGGFVCPSDVLPQNPIATQQGWYYALTSYGGNGGTRSYFTQLATLDGIFHAVGPGAVPKANAHLTRLPDVIDGTSNTFLFGERSHDDPNLESFADAGLCPDRLSTWGWWGVSGGLKAIGHVTMSGHAPINYRVPMHYNARQSAVPPANDAEMFQYYSDQRLCSWGSNHPGGAQFALADGSGRFVVDAMPLEVLQAFSTRAGREVPDAE